Below is a genomic region from Medicago truncatula cultivar Jemalong A17 chromosome 3, MtrunA17r5.0-ANR, whole genome shotgun sequence.
TGCATTATAGATTCTAATTGATGATTATTGCACCTAGGACACCTTTAAGTGTCTCTTTGTTAGGCATCAAATTGTTGTAAACCTTTCTTCATCACTAGATATGTATATACCATTAGTTGGTTTATGTGAAATATACACTACACTAGATATGTACATACAATTAGCTGGTTTACGTAAAATGTATAATACAAAACCAATATCgcagaaggaaaaaaagttcGATTCTAGACCCATTTTCATATATTCCGTTGTCAACTTGAAAATTAACTTTATAGTGAAACAAATCGACATAAACCACATGGATACCTTAAAACGTACAATAGAAGTCAAATACCCAAATTatgagtagtagaaataaaaaaaaataatgttttttaggggaaatataataatatgttatttatataaaaatatatagtttcggaatttaaaattgatattttatttatttatttatttaagcaTGTCTCTAACGACATAACGGGCCTGTATATACACGAAACGGCCCATAGTTACTTCTGTATATATTTCCGTTGATTCTGAATCAAATTATTCTGTTATTCATGTTCTTGAAATTCCGGTAACCCTAAATCCTAATTTGCCCGGCGATTCAAGACTCATTCCTTTCGAATTAGTGAAAATTAATCGCATCGAAGCGGTTATTCCGAAGAGTTTACGCTTAATCAAACCGGTATTCGTCGTCGACAAAGGTCAGTAGCATCAATATTCTTATAAACTTCAATTGATTTCACTTATTTTGATTCGTTCTATTTACTTTTCTGCATTCCGATTTgtgcaatttttatttgttttcccATTCATATTGTATCTGTTATAGTGGCataatttttgattttattttatgtcgTGGTGACAATTATAGAATTAACttgatgaaattatttttaatagaaattCATTCCAatttcttgtgcttgaatcaGGTATTGGCATAGTTTATCCGGAAAAGATGATGAAAAGAGTGTCGCTTCATGGCTCATCTCGATTCTACGAATATCCCAGGAAAAAGAGGGCTGTTGCGATTATGGAAAAGGTAGATGCTGTTGCTTACCCACATAATAATAATACGggtgaaaaatatatgcattaTTCTGTCACTAATTGTACAGATCAATTGTATGAATCGAGGAAGGAGAAATTTAGTGATGTTACAACGCATGTTCCTGAAACCATTGAAGAACCAGGTTATTCTTATAGTAATCCGAGTTCTGTTGGTAGCTGTAGTGTTATAGGTGGCAGTGCAAATAATTTTTGTAATAATACGTTAGCAGATCCTTGCTTTGAAGATGATGATTCCCTTCACAGTGATGCAGAGTATGTTGAAGATTTCGATGAAATTCAAAGTCATATGTTAGCTGGTCCATACCAAAGTGAAGAAGATACCCTTTGCATTGTTGCAGAATCACTAGATGTTGAAGACCTCTCTAAAGAGGCTGTAGCAGAAAGGATTCATAGGTTAGAGTTGAATGCTTATCTCTGTACCTTAGGGGTGATGTATGCTTCTGGTCCTTTAAGTTGGGAAAAAGAGGAATTATTGACTAATCTTCGTATTTCACTCAATATCTCAAATGATGAACATTTGATGGGGATAAAgaatttggttttttctggtcAGAATTTTTAGATGTTTACATAGGGGAGGTTGCCattcaattttccatttttgaaAACCCATGTACAGTAGCATTATTTGGTTCTGAACAAGATTACGGTTTTACTATTCAGTTTGTTCTAGAAATTATGATGCCGCACTCAatatgagcatatcaatgatcagGTTAAgatgccttctattttatacaattttttttttttttcttcggatTTTGGGATCTTATTTGTtgtcctttttcttctttcaatattTAAGGTGAGCTTCCGAACCTTCAAAGAGCTATGAGAGATTCATTTGATTATTCAATTACTTTTTGATGCTATGTAACTTTCAATTGCCAAGTTTTGATGAACAACTTAATGTATATAGTTACTGCTTTACAACTTGATCTAAAATGTTGCTTAGTATTATTCAGTCAACTTTATTTTTTCCAccattgattattaatttttattgatgaatcaaaatcattttccagGGCCAGTGTAGGAGGCTTGCATGCCTTGCTTTCAATGGCTAAATATGATGCTAGGTTTGCCTCTTTTTCTCTCTGCAAATTGATTGGTAACTTCTACCAATAATTATTTCAGAGATGAGAAATTTCTGACCTCTGTTTGTTGTGATTGTTTATATGCTTTCCAATAGTATTGGATATCTCAGGTGTGCTTAGAGCTCACACTTGCCATGCCATGGCCAGAACAAAACATGAACTTGCTTAAAAGCTGCAGGCACAACCCTCATATGGATGATCTTCTAAACATTATTCAGATAATGGtagtctattttatttatgcatTTAATTATTTGCATGACATGTGTGGATTATCTTATGGAACTTGAATACCCTATCCCACCAGTTGAAAAGCAAGTTATGACCGAGTGTTACAATAGGTGTTAATTCtaggttagttttttttttaaatgccaatataaaattttattgatgAGAAAAGGGCGTAAGGTATGCCAAGTAGGTGCAGATTGCAAAGCAACCAACCCCATTACAATTTCAAATTCCTACAACCTGAAACTTAACAACAATAACCCCTCTACTAATAAACTGTATGCTATCAGAAAATACAGATCAACAGAGATGCAAAACTAAAATAAGCAGATTAACATAAAATAGATATGAAGCACCTAATACCCACAGCTACTCCAAGCttgaattcattaaaaaataaaataaaataaaatagatatctTGATTGTCTCAGTACAGCACCACCGTACCCCAATCTGCTATTAGAAACTCCTAAGCAACTCTATGGGTATAAAACCAACTCTATGGGTATAAAATCCATTGATTGATAGGATAGTTAAAACCAAGCACCTTGCTATATGACCACTTTTAAGACAGCAGGTGAATGTCTTCTGCAGATCCATTGTGTTCCTAAATGTTGTTTCGTTACAGCCTTTCCATATTATTCAAATGTTAGCAAACCAAATAACAATGAACCTCTATATAATTACCCTTCCGGTATCAATCAGACCCCTAAATTGGAAAAAATTCAAGCTTGAACTTTAATTTACTTTTGAAATAGAGCAGTTTTAGTTATTGATCTTATTGAGGGTAGattctttttaatgtttttttgtgtctaattgattttgttgtttatatggTGTTGGGTTTATGGGTACATCTactaattttgaattaattggGTTGATACCGTGCTAGTTTTGCAGCATGCTACCTTAGCAGAGACATGTAACTGTcaatgtttttgtaattttagcATGTAGTCTTGATATTTATGTACAACCTTGTCTTTGGCAATTCAAAAGCTTAATTAGCTATACAATTTGGTTCAATGCATTTAGGTCATCCTTGCTGTTGACTATGTTTCTTTGACTATTTTACTGTGACTACTGCTGAGCTAATCAAGTTTTGGACTTTGATATCAATAGGCCTGTGGAAAAGAAGTACGTGGAAAGATGATACCAACAAATAATTATGATGCATATCGATTTGtccccctatatatatatatatatatatatgtgtgtgtgtgtgtgtgtgtgtgtgtgaagtgtTGCTTACTCTTATTACTGCTCAGCTAAAATCAAGATTGATTTTAGCTAATCAAGTTTTGGACTTTGATATCAATAGGCCTGTGGAAAatcaagatcctctccatttataaattttttcatttgttgcaatttggagagagatagacacaaaaaataagtGGCGGGTCCTATCACTAAAtgggtcccaccatcattaattattttttactttttatgtgtctttatctctctaaatgaaacaaatggagaaatttataaatggagaggatattGACCCGGAAAAGAAGTACGTGGAAAGATGATACCAACAAATAATTATGATGCATATCGATTTGtccccctatatatatatatatatatatatatatatatatatatatatatatatatatagggaggATATTTTGACTTcaagagtaagtgtaataacttactccaaatcttgatctttaattgcaattttgattaatggcttagattaattgatatggtaggctttaatttcattttctattgtagtcaACAATTATCAccataaaataagaaaacaataattctcatttattgattgatttttttttttttgtcacgttaaaagatttttttagggttaatggtAAAATAAGCATCAAAGTTGTAATTTgaccacaatttttttcttcaccctttatttttttttacgctaaaaaaatgcatatatattttttttaaagaaaacaattgtaaaatttaaagaattgtatatttattcttctctttactattttttatacgacatattttatttggtttcttCATTATAATTATgatcttttcttatattttttgtaaacacACATTTTTGTACTAATctgtcatgaaaaaaaaatcgattgaGGAAGTAACCCCGTCTTTTCTTATATCCAATTCATTTAcaataattgcataaaaaataaataaattggtgtatttttttatataaataacgacaaattaaaataatcatctccattttaattagtttttgttgTCATGAACATATATAGATGATGAAGTTATTTGAGAAAGAGTTTAGGAGTTCAACATAACAGTAAAGCAACATGTGAAtccaacataacataacaagcaatgggagaagagaaaaaaaaaaaaaatcaatcaattaaatgacaattattgtttttttattttgtggtgataagtgttgactacaatagaaaatataattaaagcctaccatatcaattaatctaagtcatcaatcaaaattgcaattaaaagTTAAGATTTGGAATAAGttattacacttactcttggagtcaaaatatcttccctcatatatatatatatatatatatatatatatacacacacacacacacacactcgtGTGTGTGTGAAGTGTTGCTTACTCTTATTACTGCTCAGCTAAAATCAATCTTTGACGTTGTTAATGAAACGCTCGCGGAAACAAAGTGTTGCAGAAGATGATTCAAACAAGCAACTTTCATGCACACATTGTAGTTCAAAACGTTAGTGTTGGCTCTTCAGTACTTTTGATTCCATTCCTTCAAAGTTTGTGTTTACTGCTAATGTTGTGTATTCAAGTTCATTGTCATCTTAGCGTAATATGAGTTTCTTCGCAGTTTGTGTATAATCCACATTTTAGAGTATTGTTGTGATAGCTCAACCAACAATGTTAGTTTTCAATGTTGTTTttcaataccaatatttttatcaCACCATTAGTTATTTATTAACCATATCTATTTTCTGTTCTTGTAATTTATATTTCCCATACTACTAGTGAATGATGATTTTGTAGAGTAAttcattatttctttttcttatataaaattaaccatattttttttgtcttaaagTAACTTATATTGAGACAGTGGAACCATGTTATCTTACTGTACTATTTTTGAATTTGTCATTGCTGGACTGGTCTGATGCATCGGGTAACCTGAGAACCAAACTTGATAATAGTTTTGGCTACCAAAACATTAGTTCTTAAAAAACTTCCGTAAAACTGTTGAATTCACGAAGTATTGCAAGAAGAAGTATTTCCTCTTTATTTAAAGATCTCAAACTCTTTCATATGCGCCGTGAGTGATGTGGGACTCTTTCATTTCTTTGGTGCAGATAAGGGTACGGTATTCCAGAACAGTTGACAACTATGCACTACCACTTGGGGGGACACCATTTCGGGAGTTTAGAGTATTTGTCAGCAGGTGATTTATGCTTGTAGAGGGTGCATATTGATACATCTGTTATTCATTTTCGCATGTATATGAGctttacttttaaaaagttgttaacGTATCTTAGCCGTATCTTAGCCATATcgtattcaaaattattttaacatcaTATCAGCATCGTATCACATCTTGGATTTTAGAGGCCACTCGCCATGAATAAAACACGGCCCTGTGCCACTGTCATCTTTGTGAAACACTGGCTCGTGTTTGTACATTCTCTACTACTATGCACACAATTATTTCAGATTTATTTCCTTGACAACAAATATTTCTACAGCAAGCTCTACAACATCATTCCAATCCACTGGATTGATCAAACTAAgatattaacaaaacaaaaaaaaaaaaaaaaaggaaaaataatcatCCAACTATTAACCGTGGTTGAAATTAAGGGCATCTCCAATGCTAGGAACTTATAAGTTCCTATTGTCTTAAGTTCCGTGCCTTATTTTAGTTTGCCATTGGAGTGTGATGACATGGCATATCAAGTTGCTTAAAAATAAGGGATGTGACTTCAAGAAGGCACCCTCGAATGAGAGaacttaataataaaaaacattattttagtgCAAATCTGAACTATATTAGATGGGAGTTGGTAGgttacttaatttttatttatttcatagaAAGTGAGTGAGTGGATGGATTGGATTTTTTTACCAA
It encodes:
- the LOC11433529 gene encoding uncharacterized protein, coding for MMKRVSLHGSSRFYEYPRKKRAVAIMEKVDAVAYPHNNNTGEKYMHYSVTNCTDQLYESRKEKFSDVTTHVPETIEEPDPCFEDDDSLHSDAEYVEDFDEIQSHMLAGPYQSEEDTLCIVAESLDVEDLSKEAVAERIHRASVGGLHALLSMAKYDASIGYLRCA